A stretch of Mesorhizobium sp. M2A.F.Ca.ET.046.03.2.1 DNA encodes these proteins:
- a CDS encoding sel1 repeat family protein: MLRPVHALVLSCLALTPIAGAALGAQASSEKSDDAAKKAADDAAKKAALAEAISVCDRGASVPLDPEAKAPPVQYGALFPQDFDLTKLKTLADKCQAAMLGAPQEKRLTLEWLRVQVALNQPGLAFLLPQIKLIAEGGSPEANYLLYEVYSVHRRDGADAGPLPVSRDMALEALQKAGAAGHLTALETLLRQYIDGPLLRRDAHKVVETAQRVIDAPAQGQSPGEWDSQFRAAMPLLIARTTLENDGFAAEEQHKAFQAVAADTKAGTGGPEASVLAYIKALRLGRGTQQDAAKARQLLEARVANDQYAIPMLADMLAKGEGGPADGKRAIAMLRAPSKNVAGAGPMLAGLLLDGKFVGRQPREAIRLLNAPWDLDASIRLAKLLPDYDGFQIDHPDQLVERLSDAAEAGEPGAALALARLQLSDDQRFKNEDVARAMLKPLADAGDRDALWLYASTQYANLDSTSYRPSRRDDGLSDDQLKVLIDEGEAKKQQQAYLLHANLLRKGVVYPQDDQRATTMLINAANLGSVEAMVLLGDAYDDGLGVDKNPRERLHAWREAARLGSLKAKSKLANAFTFDSFDHLMTLREGITDRIALYNDGIGRMGVGVFGANDAGIELSGLFSGPASSAGNAAIAGAVMDAFREAPAGLDDQNLVGIGKALPDEIRVAIETTLKSEGFYTGEPKGYFGPDARKALAAWVDAKGPLGDPPRPQTTAEQQAAPAPGGLDPDVVNRIRDKVFAQAQAAKTDKQKLAAIKQLGILARYGDLPSRWVLVRNYHQARAIRSVVMPDEITRYALDILVSKPEGVEKPEFEFIFDLTQIAQDRKSKAVGGATLQAIRDDPRLQDPLTLGAMMGQFAFAPDACDSVLAAAKKAGVDGVGSEGCDEDTRTAIIAFAKAKGGSGVEAAARKAAAEEIKTLDAQAAK; encoded by the coding sequence ATGCTGCGGCCAGTGCACGCCCTGGTTCTTTCCTGCCTCGCCTTGACGCCCATCGCCGGGGCGGCCCTGGGAGCGCAGGCGTCTTCCGAAAAATCCGACGACGCGGCCAAAAAGGCTGCGGACGATGCGGCGAAGAAAGCCGCGCTTGCCGAAGCGATCAGCGTCTGCGACCGTGGCGCTTCCGTGCCGCTCGATCCTGAAGCCAAGGCGCCGCCTGTCCAATATGGCGCGCTCTTTCCGCAAGACTTCGATCTCACCAAGCTCAAAACCCTGGCCGACAAATGCCAGGCGGCGATGCTCGGCGCGCCACAGGAAAAGCGGCTGACGCTTGAATGGCTGCGGGTCCAGGTCGCGCTCAATCAGCCGGGGCTTGCCTTTCTCCTGCCGCAGATCAAGCTCATCGCCGAAGGCGGCAGTCCCGAGGCGAATTATCTGCTCTACGAGGTCTACTCGGTGCATCGGCGCGACGGCGCCGACGCCGGTCCGCTACCTGTCTCGCGCGACATGGCGCTCGAAGCCTTGCAGAAGGCAGGCGCTGCCGGCCATCTCACGGCGCTCGAGACGCTGCTGCGTCAGTATATCGATGGGCCGCTGCTGCGCCGCGATGCGCACAAGGTGGTCGAGACCGCGCAACGCGTCATCGACGCGCCGGCCCAGGGCCAATCGCCCGGCGAATGGGACAGCCAGTTCCGTGCCGCCATGCCGCTGCTGATTGCGCGGACGACGCTGGAGAACGACGGCTTTGCCGCCGAGGAGCAGCACAAGGCTTTTCAGGCCGTTGCTGCGGATACCAAGGCCGGCACTGGCGGGCCCGAAGCGTCGGTGCTCGCTTATATCAAAGCGCTGCGGCTCGGCCGAGGCACACAGCAGGACGCGGCGAAGGCAAGGCAATTGCTGGAAGCGCGCGTCGCCAACGATCAATATGCCATACCGATGCTGGCCGACATGCTGGCCAAGGGCGAAGGCGGGCCAGCCGACGGCAAGCGCGCTATCGCCATGCTGCGTGCCCCCTCCAAAAACGTCGCCGGCGCCGGGCCAATGCTCGCCGGCCTGCTGCTCGACGGCAAATTCGTCGGCCGCCAGCCGCGCGAGGCGATCCGGTTGCTCAATGCCCCGTGGGACCTCGACGCCAGCATCAGGCTGGCGAAGCTGCTTCCCGACTATGACGGCTTTCAGATCGACCATCCGGACCAGCTCGTCGAGCGCCTGAGCGACGCCGCCGAGGCCGGCGAACCAGGTGCTGCGCTGGCGCTGGCGCGGCTGCAGCTGTCGGACGATCAGCGGTTCAAGAACGAGGATGTGGCGCGCGCCATGCTGAAGCCGCTGGCGGACGCGGGCGACCGCGACGCGCTCTGGCTCTACGCCTCGACGCAATATGCCAACCTCGATTCGACCAGCTATCGCCCGTCGCGCCGCGACGACGGCCTGAGCGACGATCAACTGAAGGTCCTGATCGACGAAGGCGAGGCCAAGAAGCAACAGCAGGCCTATCTCCTGCACGCGAATCTTTTGCGCAAGGGCGTGGTCTATCCGCAGGACGACCAGAGGGCGACGACCATGCTGATCAACGCCGCCAATCTCGGCAGCGTCGAAGCGATGGTGCTGCTGGGCGATGCCTATGACGATGGTCTCGGCGTCGACAAGAACCCGCGCGAGCGGCTGCATGCCTGGCGCGAGGCGGCGCGGCTCGGCTCGCTCAAGGCCAAGAGCAAGCTCGCCAACGCGTTCACCTTCGACAGTTTCGACCATCTGATGACGCTGCGCGAAGGCATCACCGATCGCATCGCCCTTTACAATGACGGCATCGGCAGGATGGGCGTTGGTGTGTTCGGCGCCAACGACGCCGGCATTGAGCTGAGCGGCCTCTTTTCCGGACCGGCCTCCAGCGCCGGAAACGCGGCGATCGCGGGCGCGGTGATGGATGCATTTCGCGAGGCGCCGGCCGGCCTCGACGACCAGAACCTTGTCGGCATCGGCAAGGCGCTGCCCGACGAGATCCGCGTCGCCATCGAGACGACGCTGAAGAGCGAAGGTTTCTATACGGGCGAGCCGAAGGGCTATTTCGGCCCCGACGCGCGCAAGGCGCTCGCCGCCTGGGTCGATGCGAAGGGTCCGCTTGGCGACCCTCCCCGCCCGCAAACCACGGCGGAGCAGCAGGCCGCACCGGCTCCCGGCGGTCTCGACCCGGACGTCGTCAACCGCATCCGCGACAAGGTCTTCGCCCAGGCGCAGGCCGCCAAGACCGACAAGCAGAAACTTGCTGCCATCAAGCAGCTCGGCATTCTCGCCCGCTACGGCGACCTGCCCTCGCGCTGGGTACTGGTGCGCAACTACCATCAGGCAAGGGCCATTCGCTCGGTCGTCATGCCGGATGAGATCACCCGCTACGCGCTGGACATACTGGTGTCGAAACCCGAGGGCGTCGAGAAGCCGGAATTCGAGTTCATCTTCGACCTGACACAGATTGCGCAGGACCGGAAATCGAAGGCGGTCGGCGGCGCCACTCTGCAGGCGATCCGCGACGATCCGCGCCTGCAAGACCCGCTGACGCTCGGCGCCATGATGGGCCAGTTCGCCTTTGCGCCGGACGCCTGCGACTCCGTGCTTGCTGCTGCGAAGAAAGCCGGTGTCGACGGCGTCGGCTCGGAGGGATGCGACGAGGACACGCGCACGGCCATCATCGCCTTCGCTAAGGCGAAGGGCGGGTCCGGTGTCGAGGCGGCGGCGCGCAAGGCTGCGGCCGAAGAGATCAAGACGCTGGACGCGCAGGCGGCGAAGTAG
- a CDS encoding winged helix-turn-helix domain-containing protein — translation MDLEFGNYRLRRAERQLLGPKGPVELSARSFDILAMLLDRPDEVVGKAELLDAVWAGVVVEENTLQVHISALRKLLPAEMIATVHGRGYKYAGPRPFAVTADGMPSRPSIAILPFDNMSGDPEQDYFSDGITEDIIVELGKYKEFLVIARNSSFQFRGKAHDPAEVASKLGVQYVVEGSVRKIGNRVRVTVQLTDASSMAHIWGEHYDRELDDIFAIQDEITRMIAARLARQARTAIASRARARPTNNMSAYESYLRALQLAAVYDTVLEAEPFLCQAVTLDPQFAAAHAMLSFVESIKYYWDYNNPGHLHSGLEIARTALGLDPDEAYGHLATGFAHLYLRQFRQAEISLDRAVALNPNDPFILSIRAIFLNHTNRPEQGLEEIAEAQRRDPYAVGWYDDFRGVLLTTAGRYREAAACYAKMATVTPWSLIRLIICHFELGEISQAQDVLAKVKAHYRGMSLDQIVDTEVDFYQDAAICGRYREILDRVDKAQ, via the coding sequence ATGGACTTGGAGTTTGGGAACTATCGTTTGAGACGAGCCGAACGGCAGTTGCTAGGCCCGAAAGGGCCTGTGGAGCTTTCGGCTCGTTCCTTCGACATCCTCGCGATGTTGCTCGACAGGCCCGACGAGGTGGTCGGCAAGGCCGAACTTCTAGATGCGGTCTGGGCCGGCGTGGTGGTGGAGGAGAACACGCTTCAGGTTCACATTTCGGCGCTGCGAAAGCTGCTGCCTGCCGAGATGATCGCAACTGTGCATGGTCGCGGCTACAAATATGCAGGCCCGAGGCCCTTCGCGGTAACGGCAGATGGTATGCCGTCCAGACCGTCCATCGCCATACTTCCCTTCGACAACATGAGCGGCGACCCGGAGCAAGACTATTTCAGCGACGGGATCACCGAAGACATCATCGTCGAGCTCGGCAAATACAAGGAGTTCCTGGTCATTGCACGGAACTCTTCCTTCCAGTTCCGCGGCAAGGCGCATGACCCGGCGGAAGTGGCAAGCAAGCTTGGCGTCCAATATGTCGTCGAAGGCAGCGTCCGCAAGATCGGCAACCGGGTGCGGGTCACCGTGCAACTGACCGATGCGTCGTCGATGGCTCATATCTGGGGCGAACACTACGACCGGGAACTCGACGATATTTTCGCGATCCAGGACGAAATCACCCGGATGATCGCGGCGCGTCTGGCCCGGCAGGCCAGGACCGCGATCGCGTCGCGCGCCAGGGCCCGGCCGACCAACAACATGTCGGCCTATGAGTCCTACCTGCGGGCGCTGCAACTGGCAGCCGTCTACGACACGGTGCTCGAAGCGGAGCCATTTCTGTGCCAGGCGGTAACGCTCGATCCGCAGTTTGCGGCCGCCCACGCCATGTTGAGCTTCGTGGAATCCATCAAATACTATTGGGACTACAACAATCCCGGCCATCTGCATTCCGGACTGGAGATCGCGCGGACGGCATTGGGCCTTGATCCCGACGAAGCCTATGGGCATCTCGCCACCGGCTTCGCTCACTTGTACCTGCGCCAATTCAGGCAAGCTGAAATCAGCCTTGACCGGGCGGTTGCGCTCAATCCGAACGATCCCTTCATTCTCAGCATCCGCGCTATTTTCCTCAATCACACCAACAGGCCGGAGCAAGGGCTCGAAGAAATTGCCGAAGCCCAGCGCCGCGATCCTTATGCCGTAGGATGGTATGACGACTTCCGGGGCGTCCTGCTGACAACGGCGGGGCGATATCGCGAGGCGGCTGCCTGCTACGCGAAAATGGCGACCGTGACACCGTGGTCGCTCATTCGCCTTATCATCTGCCATTTCGAGCTCGGCGAAATCAGCCAAGCGCAAGACGTCCTGGCGAAGGTCAAGGCGCATTATCGCGGAATGAGCCTTGATCAGATCGTCGATACCGAAGTGGACTTTTATCAGGACGCCGCCATATGCGGCCGCTACCGCGAGATCCTCGATCGTGTCGACAAGGCGCAATAG
- a CDS encoding molybdopterin oxidoreductase family protein, whose amino-acid sequence MNQHAKLRIGHSACPHDCPSTCALEVELLDNNRIGRVHGAKANSYTAGVVCAKVARYADRVHHPDRLLKPLVRAGAKGEGAWKEASWEAALDLVAEKFIAAEAKYGSETVWPYFYAGTMGLVQRDGIERLRHAKKYSGFFSSICTNLAWTGWMMGVGALRGPDPREMAKADCVVIWGTNAVVTQVNVMTHATRARKERGAKIVVIDIYDNATMKQADLGLVLKPGTDGALACAVMHVLFRDGLADRAYLEKYTDDPRGLEEHLRTRTPEWAAAITGLSVAEIEAFAKLVGTTKKTYFRLGYGFARQRNGSINMHAASSIAAVTGAWQYEGGGAFHSNSGIFKLNQDVLEGTAMRDPNIRYLDHSRIGPVLTGAEDALYGGPPVTAMLIQNTNPANVAPEQRLVKQGFLREDLFTCVHEQFMTDTAKLADVVLPATMFLEHDDLYKGGGNQHITLGPKLIEPPEGPRTNHYVNEELGKRLGVGDRPGFGLTEREHIDIILGKRGLGSFDSLKAEKWVDLQPDFDDAHFINGFGHADRKFHFRPNWTGQSAPNRPPKSMGLFGPVDRLPEFPDHVELIEVADEEHQFRLATSPARNFLNSSFAETPVSKAKEGRPELLIHREDAAALGIEDGGRVEVGNRRGDLVLHARFFDGVKRGVVIAEGIWPNSAHERGEGINVLTGADAPAPYGGAAVHDNKVWLRAL is encoded by the coding sequence ATGAACCAGCACGCCAAGCTCCGGATCGGTCATTCGGCCTGCCCGCATGACTGCCCCTCCACCTGCGCGCTCGAGGTCGAGCTGCTCGACAACAACCGCATCGGCCGCGTCCATGGCGCCAAGGCGAACAGCTATACGGCGGGCGTCGTCTGCGCCAAGGTCGCGCGCTATGCCGACCGCGTGCATCACCCGGACCGGCTGCTGAAGCCGCTGGTGCGCGCGGGCGCCAAGGGCGAGGGCGCCTGGAAGGAAGCCAGCTGGGAAGCGGCGCTCGATCTCGTGGCGGAAAAATTCATCGCGGCGGAAGCGAAATACGGCTCGGAGACGGTCTGGCCCTATTTCTACGCCGGCACGATGGGGCTGGTGCAGCGCGACGGCATCGAGCGGCTGCGCCACGCGAAAAAATACTCAGGCTTCTTCAGCTCGATCTGCACCAATCTCGCCTGGACCGGCTGGATGATGGGTGTGGGCGCCTTGCGCGGGCCCGACCCGCGCGAGATGGCGAAGGCCGATTGCGTGGTGATCTGGGGCACCAATGCGGTGGTCACGCAGGTCAACGTCATGACCCACGCGACGAGAGCGAGGAAAGAACGCGGCGCGAAGATCGTCGTCATCGACATCTACGACAACGCCACGATGAAGCAGGCCGATCTCGGCCTGGTCTTGAAACCCGGCACCGACGGCGCGCTCGCCTGCGCGGTCATGCATGTGCTGTTCCGCGATGGGCTCGCCGACCGCGCCTATCTCGAAAAATACACCGACGATCCGCGTGGGCTGGAAGAACACCTTCGCACCCGCACGCCCGAATGGGCGGCCGCCATTACGGGCCTGAGCGTCGCCGAGATCGAGGCCTTCGCAAAGCTCGTCGGCACGACCAAGAAAACCTATTTCCGCCTTGGCTATGGCTTTGCGCGCCAGCGCAACGGCTCGATCAACATGCACGCCGCCTCCTCGATCGCCGCAGTCACCGGCGCCTGGCAATATGAGGGCGGCGGCGCCTTCCATTCCAATTCCGGCATCTTCAAGCTGAACCAGGACGTGCTCGAAGGCACCGCGATGCGCGATCCGAACATCCGCTATCTCGACCATTCGCGCATCGGCCCGGTGCTGACCGGAGCCGAAGACGCGCTCTATGGCGGACCGCCGGTGACGGCGATGCTGATCCAGAACACCAATCCGGCCAATGTCGCGCCGGAGCAGCGGCTGGTGAAGCAGGGTTTCCTGCGCGAGGACCTGTTCACCTGCGTGCACGAGCAGTTCATGACCGATACGGCCAAGCTCGCCGACGTCGTGCTGCCGGCGACGATGTTTTTGGAGCATGACGACCTCTACAAGGGCGGCGGCAACCAGCACATCACGCTCGGCCCCAAGCTGATCGAACCGCCGGAAGGGCCGCGCACCAACCACTACGTCAATGAAGAGCTCGGCAAGCGGCTGGGCGTCGGCGATCGTCCAGGCTTCGGCCTGACCGAGCGCGAGCATATCGACATCATCCTCGGCAAGCGCGGGCTCGGCAGCTTCGACAGCTTGAAGGCTGAGAAGTGGGTCGACCTGCAGCCCGACTTCGACGACGCGCATTTCATCAACGGCTTCGGCCATGCCGACAGGAAATTCCACTTCCGGCCAAACTGGACAGGGCAGTCGGCGCCCAACCGGCCGCCGAAAAGCATGGGTCTGTTCGGCCCGGTCGATCGGCTGCCGGAATTCCCCGACCATGTCGAGCTGATCGAGGTGGCGGATGAGGAGCATCAGTTCCGGCTGGCGACCTCGCCGGCGCGCAACTTCCTCAATTCGAGTTTTGCCGAGACGCCGGTGTCCAAGGCAAAGGAAGGCAGACCCGAACTGCTCATCCACCGCGAAGATGCCGCCGCGCTCGGCATCGAGGATGGCGGCCGCGTCGAGGTCGGCAACCGGCGCGGCGACCTTGTACTGCACGCAAGATTCTTCGACGGCGTGAAGCGCGGTGTGGTCATCGCCGAAGGCATCTGGCCGAACAGCGCGCATGAGCGCGGCGAGGGCATCAACGTGCTGACCGGCGCCGACGCGCCCGCACCCTATGGCGGCGCCGCCGTCCACGACAACAAGGTGTGGCTCAGGGCGCTCTGA
- a CDS encoding ABC-F family ATP-binding cassette domain-containing protein, whose product MLIINDLTLRMAGRLLLDHASLTLPAGTKAGLVGRNGTGKTTLFKAITGDFPSETGSISLPKNTRIGQVAQEAPATEEPLIEIVLKADVERQALLEEEKTATDPHRIAEIHTRLADIDAHSAESRAATILAGLGFDDAAQRRPASSFSGGWRMRVALAAVLFSEPDLLLLDEPTNYLDLEGTLWLENYVSKYPHTVLLISHDRDLLNRAVNSIVHLDQKKLTFWRGGYDQFERQLTEQRELQEKSRVKQEAQRKHMESFVERFRAKASKARQAQSRLKALEKLKPIAAVVNDTVRPFSFPEPVKTVASPIVALNGVNVGYTEGNPILKKMTLRIDADDRIALLGANGNGKSTFAKLLAGRLKAETGSMTIAPGLKVAIFAQHQLDDLRPEESAYEHVRRLMPDAPEAKVRARVAQFGLSTEKMNTAAKDLSGGEKARLLMGLSAFEGPNLFILDEPTNHLDIDSRESLIHALNDFPGAVILISHDRHLLEATADRLWLVKDGAVNPYDGDLEDYKTLVTGVSSNRREQKEADKASKADRRREAAQRRAALEPLAKEIRATEALMDRIRKRIDLIEDELANPAIYEKDPSTATRLAKERSQLAHTLAQNEDKWLTMSAEYEEGIAE is encoded by the coding sequence ATGCTTATCATCAACGACCTTACGCTGCGCATGGCGGGGCGGCTGCTTCTCGATCATGCCTCATTGACCCTGCCGGCCGGCACCAAGGCCGGCCTTGTCGGCCGCAACGGCACCGGCAAGACCACGCTGTTCAAGGCGATAACCGGCGATTTCCCGTCGGAGACCGGCTCGATCAGCCTGCCGAAGAACACGCGCATCGGCCAGGTGGCGCAGGAGGCGCCTGCCACTGAGGAACCGCTGATCGAGATCGTGCTGAAAGCCGATGTCGAGCGCCAGGCTTTGCTCGAGGAAGAGAAGACCGCGACCGATCCGCACCGCATCGCCGAGATCCACACCCGGCTGGCCGACATCGACGCGCATTCGGCCGAATCCCGCGCCGCCACGATCCTGGCCGGCCTCGGCTTCGACGATGCCGCGCAACGGCGGCCGGCTTCGTCCTTCTCCGGCGGCTGGCGCATGCGCGTGGCTCTGGCCGCCGTGCTCTTCTCCGAGCCCGACCTTCTGCTGCTCGACGAGCCGACCAATTATCTCGACCTCGAAGGCACGCTGTGGCTGGAAAACTACGTCTCCAAATATCCGCACACGGTGTTGCTGATCTCGCATGATCGCGACCTGCTCAACCGCGCCGTCAACTCGATCGTTCACCTCGATCAGAAGAAGCTCACCTTCTGGCGCGGCGGTTATGACCAGTTCGAGCGCCAGCTGACCGAACAGCGCGAGCTGCAGGAAAAAAGCCGCGTCAAGCAGGAAGCGCAGCGCAAGCATATGGAATCCTTCGTCGAGCGTTTTCGCGCCAAGGCTTCCAAGGCGAGGCAGGCGCAGTCGCGCCTGAAGGCGCTGGAGAAGCTAAAGCCGATCGCCGCGGTGGTGAACGACACGGTGCGGCCGTTCTCCTTCCCCGAGCCGGTCAAGACGGTGGCCTCGCCGATCGTGGCGCTGAACGGCGTCAATGTCGGCTATACCGAGGGCAATCCGATCCTGAAGAAGATGACGCTGCGCATCGATGCCGACGACCGCATCGCGCTGCTCGGCGCCAACGGCAACGGCAAGTCGACCTTCGCCAAACTGCTCGCCGGCCGGCTGAAGGCCGAGACCGGCTCGATGACGATCGCGCCGGGCCTGAAGGTGGCGATCTTCGCCCAGCACCAGCTCGACGATCTGCGCCCGGAGGAAAGCGCCTATGAGCATGTGCGCCGGCTGATGCCGGACGCGCCGGAAGCCAAAGTGCGCGCCCGCGTCGCCCAGTTCGGCCTCTCGACCGAGAAGATGAACACGGCCGCCAAGGACCTGTCCGGCGGCGAGAAGGCGCGGCTCTTGATGGGGCTATCGGCCTTTGAGGGACCGAACCTCTTCATCCTCGACGAGCCAACCAACCATCTCGATATCGACAGCCGTGAATCGCTGATCCATGCGCTGAACGACTTCCCGGGCGCCGTGATCCTGATCTCGCACGACAGGCATCTGCTCGAAGCCACGGCCGACCGGCTGTGGCTGGTCAAGGACGGCGCGGTCAATCCCTATGACGGCGACCTCGAGGACTACAAAACCCTGGTCACCGGCGTCTCGTCCAACCGTCGCGAGCAGAAGGAAGCCGACAAGGCCTCCAAGGCAGACCGCCGTCGCGAAGCCGCACAGCGCCGCGCGGCACTCGAACCCCTGGCCAAGGAGATCCGCGCCACCGAGGCGCTAATGGACCGCATCCGCAAGCGCATCGACCTCATCGAGGACGAGCTCGCCAACCCGGCGATCTACGAGAAGGACCCTTCGACCGCGACGCGTCTGGCCAAGGAGCGCTCGCAACTGGCGCACACGCTGGCGCAAAACGAGGACAAGTGGCTGACGATGTCGGCGGAATATGAGGAAGGGATCGCGGAGTGA
- a CDS encoding lysozyme inhibitor LprI family protein, translating into MSGKTSLLSASLAVAIFAIAAGLFLTMPAARAAAVDCSAAKTQADLATCTTANAASADAGLNAVYKALAARLAPADLKRLRDAQRAWIPFRDKECAFRTQPYADGSVYSSLVGVCKAELTKARLAQLQHQLQCPEGDLSCVPQSSGNAAPAKAAPATAKAAPAKPAPAQASQNDTRPCVQSAGKAKSDQYVSQCVQVSPATNPPCNGQNACSMMIDEIERGCAMIGNDNPPAFCSAYKG; encoded by the coding sequence ATGTCGGGCAAGACCTCGCTCCTTTCGGCCTCGCTCGCGGTCGCGATTTTCGCGATCGCGGCCGGCCTGTTTCTCACCATGCCCGCCGCCCGCGCGGCAGCCGTCGACTGCTCGGCGGCGAAGACGCAGGCCGACCTTGCCACCTGCACGACCGCGAATGCCGCTTCGGCCGACGCAGGGCTCAACGCTGTCTACAAGGCACTGGCGGCACGTCTCGCTCCCGCCGACCTGAAGCGCCTGCGTGACGCGCAGCGCGCCTGGATCCCCTTCCGCGACAAGGAATGCGCCTTCCGCACCCAGCCCTATGCCGATGGCTCGGTCTATTCGAGCCTGGTCGGGGTTTGCAAGGCGGAGTTGACCAAGGCGCGACTGGCGCAGTTGCAGCACCAGTTGCAATGCCCGGAGGGCGATCTCTCCTGCGTGCCGCAAAGCAGCGGCAATGCCGCGCCTGCGAAGGCCGCGCCTGCGACGGCCAAGGCCGCGCCTGCGAAACCCGCCCCTGCCCAGGCAAGCCAGAACGACACGCGGCCATGCGTGCAATCCGCCGGCAAGGCGAAGTCGGACCAATATGTCTCGCAATGCGTCCAGGTTTCGCCAGCGACCAACCCGCCCTGCAATGGCCAGAACGCATGCAGCATGATGATCGACGAGATCGAGCGCGGCTGCGCCATGATCGGCAACGACAATCCGCCGGCCTTCTGTTCCGCGTATAAGGGGTGA
- a CDS encoding MucR family transcriptional regulator, with protein sequence MSNIDDKTAIELTADIVSAYVGNNPLPASGLPDLIASVSASVRKLAGGSVVKEAVALTPAVNPKRSVFPDHIVCLEDGKKFKSLKRHLATDHNLTPDEYRAKWGLPADYPMVAPSYSATRSALAKSSGLGRKPASGDAGKGKRKGKA encoded by the coding sequence TTGTCCAACATCGACGATAAGACCGCAATTGAACTGACCGCCGACATTGTCTCCGCCTATGTCGGCAACAATCCGCTCCCTGCTTCCGGCCTGCCTGATCTGATCGCCAGCGTCAGCGCGTCGGTGCGCAAGCTCGCCGGCGGCAGTGTCGTCAAGGAGGCGGTGGCGCTGACGCCCGCCGTAAACCCGAAGCGTTCCGTCTTCCCGGATCACATCGTCTGCCTGGAAGACGGAAAGAAGTTCAAGTCGTTGAAACGCCACCTTGCGACCGATCACAACCTGACGCCGGACGAATACCGCGCCAAATGGGGCCTGCCTGCCGATTATCCGATGGTGGCGCCCAGCTATTCGGCGACCCGCTCGGCGCTGGCCAAATCTTCCGGCCTCGGCCGCAAGCCGGCCAGCGGTGACGCGGGCAAAGGCAAGCGCAAGGGCAAGGCCTGA
- a CDS encoding DMT family transporter, producing MSLGPAVADCRDHPSAAPAAALAFALGAVALWATNALVGKTLLALYPVSQVQFLQFCGAAAVFALIRLFPSPLVGEGGLAKRGRMRGAGRIADAGVSSNTPHPSRRSAPIHLLPQGEKEGVSLAAYAVGFLGLVGTMVLQYIGFASMPVIEANLVAYTWPLMTAAAAILLGRPRRPLLLGLAAAVGFAGVALVISGGRAQTWFEGGSVVGYLAAFGSALCMAFYSLTVGRLGVPPERLLLPSALIGVALTFAWCLHDGAGRLTGGHLLLGLYLGAGPMGLGYYFWSRAAKLDHGGRIAVVAYLTPIASTFLLTLSGESLSMTAVAGAVLVIGSCLAVGIEGTETTHNVQNAR from the coding sequence CTGAGCCTCGGCCCGGCCGTGGCGGACTGTCGAGACCATCCCAGCGCCGCCCCGGCGGCGGCGCTGGCCTTCGCCCTCGGCGCCGTGGCGCTGTGGGCGACCAACGCCCTGGTCGGCAAGACGCTGCTTGCCCTCTATCCGGTATCGCAAGTGCAGTTCCTCCAATTTTGCGGGGCGGCCGCCGTGTTTGCGCTGATCCGACTTTTCCCTTCTCCCCTTGTGGGAGAAGGTGGCCTCGCGAAGCGAGGTCGGATGAGGGGTGCTGGACGGATCGCCGACGCTGGAGTTTCTTCCAACACCCCTCATCCGTCTCGGCGCTCTGCGCCGATCCACCTTCTCCCACAAGGGGAGAAAGAAGGAGTCTCGCTTGCCGCCTATGCCGTCGGCTTCCTGGGGCTGGTCGGCACCATGGTGTTGCAATATATCGGCTTCGCCTCGATGCCGGTCATCGAGGCGAACCTCGTCGCCTATACTTGGCCGCTGATGACCGCCGCGGCCGCTATTCTGCTGGGCCGGCCGCGCCGTCCACTGTTGCTTGGCCTGGCCGCGGCTGTCGGCTTCGCCGGCGTGGCGCTGGTCATTTCCGGAGGGCGCGCGCAGACCTGGTTCGAAGGCGGCAGCGTTGTCGGTTATCTCGCCGCTTTCGGCTCGGCGCTCTGCATGGCCTTCTACTCGCTTACCGTCGGCCGCCTTGGCGTGCCGCCGGAACGTCTGCTTTTGCCCTCGGCGCTGATCGGCGTCGCGCTCACCTTTGCCTGGTGCCTGCATGACGGCGCCGGACGCCTGACCGGTGGGCATCTCCTGCTCGGCCTCTATCTCGGCGCCGGCCCGATGGGGCTCGGCTACTATTTCTGGTCGCGCGCGGCAAAGCTCGATCACGGCGGCAGGATTGCGGTCGTCGCCTATCTGACGCCAATCGCTTCCACGTTTCTGCTGACCCTGTCGGGCGAAAGCCTGTCGATGACGGCTGTTGCCGGCGCCGTCCTCGTCATTGGCAGCTGCCTCGCGGTCGGCATCGAAGGTACGGAGACCACGCACAATGTCCAGAATGCCCGTTGA